One window of the Pyrus communis chromosome 17, drPyrComm1.1, whole genome shotgun sequence genome contains the following:
- the LOC137723233 gene encoding calcium-transporting ATPase 1, endoplasmic reticulum-type-like, which yields MDANLQMIAKVAAVCNNASITQEKQKYVAHGMPTEAAPKFLVEKMALPEESKGAESSNERDLLSCCQKWNEFERRSATLEFDRDKKSMGVIVNSVSGKKSLLVKGAVENLLEKSTKVQLLDGTVVHWMIAQGTISCKLFMRCQLVL from the coding sequence ATGGATGCTAATCTTCAAATGATTGCAAAGGTAGCTGCTGTCTGCAATAATGCTAGCATTACACAGGAAAAACAGAAGTATGTTGCCCATGGAATGCCTACGGAGGCAGCTCCAAAGTTTTTAGTTGAGAAGATGGCCCTTCCCGAAGAATCCAAGGGTGCGGAATCATCAAATGAAAGGGATTTGCTTAGTTGTTGCCAGAAGTGGAATGAATTTGAACGCCGAAGTGCAACCCTTGAGTTTGATCGTGATAAGAAATCCATGGGTGTAATTGTCAACTCTGTTTCAGGGAAGAAGTCATTGCTAGTGAAGGGTGCTGTAGAGAATTTGCTTGAGAAAAGCACCAAGGTTCAGTTGCTTGATGGCACTGTTGTACACTGGATGATAGCTCAAGGAACTATATCATGCAAGCTCTTCATGAGATGTCAACTAGTGCTTTGA
- the LOC137723234 gene encoding uncharacterized protein, producing the protein MEGSDRKPVCKQKPRRKKENQEIENEGDENNYFRWNVDMERALADILREERRLGNKGDGGWKTAAYNSAASILSAQFDIHVTADNIRNRVKSWKKFYAIVSDILSQSGFSWDATKKMISVDEDHVWQEYVKSHSGAKSFRWKVIPNWDDIVDLCGKDRATGEGAETGVEAVEIMTPPHNETNHIDLDGDTQGLEDIEIINDISPTSANVQKTQSKRKPTNFVDVPHTKKKPTTPKDMIADSLAKMASSFQEYICADTKKLDPTEVYDEVNAIPDLSEEEQIKACAWLIENDKQFLMLKTLPVEKKKNMVLLFTSRGA; encoded by the exons ATGGAAGGATCCGATAGAAAACCAGTATGCAAACAAAAaccaaggagaaagaaagagaaccaagaaattgaaaatgaagGAGATGAAAATAATTACTTTAGATGGAATGTAGATATGGAACGTGCTTTGGCTGACATACTTCGTGAAGAACGAAGATTGGGTAACAAAGGAGATGGTGGTTGGAAGACAGCTGCTTATAATTCTGCTGCATCTATATTATCTGCTCAATTTGATATTCATGTAACTGCTGATAACATTCGAAATCGTGTGAAGTCTTGGAAAAAGTTCTATGCAATTGTGAGTGATATACTAAGTCAAAGTGGATTTAGTTGGGATGCAACCAAGAAGATGATAAGTGTAGATGAAGATCATGTCTGGCAAGAGTACGTGAAG TCACATAGTGGCGCTAAAAGTTTTCGTTGGAAGGTCATTCCAAATTGGGATGATATAGTGGATTTGTGTGGCAAAGATAGAGCCACGGGTGAGGGTGCTGAAACAGGTGTGGAAGCTGTTGAGATTATGACTCCTCCGCATAATGAAACTAATCATATTGATTTGGATGGTGATACGCAAGGTTTAGAAGATATTGAAATTATTAATGATATATCACCTACTTCAGCCAATGTTCAGAAGACTCAAAGTAAGAGAAAACCAACAAATTTTGTTGATGTGCCTCATACAAAGAAAAAACCAACCACCCCTAAAGATATGATTGCAGATTCACTTGCCAAGATGGCTTCATCCTTTCAAGAATATATTTGTGCAGACACAAAGAAGCTTGATCCAACAGAGGTATATGATGAAGTAAATGCAATACCAGATCTCAGTGAAgaagaacaaatcaaagcatGTGCTTGGTTGATCGAAAATGACAAGCAATTTCTCATGTTGAAGACACTCCCAGtcgagaagaaaaagaatatggTATTATTGTTTACTTCACGAGGCGCATAg